One Triticum dicoccoides isolate Atlit2015 ecotype Zavitan chromosome 4B, WEW_v2.0, whole genome shotgun sequence genomic window carries:
- the LOC119294626 gene encoding uncharacterized protein LOC119294626 isoform X1 — MGLASTSGFLQEYTFPTKAAAPWSPKRFITFSKTPQPLHTHPPTPVEDNVESTFPFEMAGLCDTSSADTSSDSPWLRPMVHVPADDIEEKKVQIRREAVKKKIKLRRKAKKRAHKDKSSASEDSPFLQGDDFYDSDYYLGSEDDVTIYVHPFEKRAREFEADFQNMAMKIHWFPTSVGVAKQYVKPMVVAIGPYHRNLEHLQEMDQLKDCAVYHFILDSRHSLRDIYQAVFTVAGTARNLYSEEGPKMDDSAFVNMLVRDACFLLQYIRVHTTPHEMDASFACCLIAQQACINIDIMLLENQLPWLVVKTLMSFMPVAVEEFCARMCGYFQIRKDLKCKPFVMDDSYGPPHLLAILRSCAIGRIHGGLPLPPVGLESMSTIPSAVELEEIGIKLKASKTAKFMDMGVMKKTLCSKLYLPPLSLDKTRACWLANMVAFEVCTSSFRIEDENIAVSSYLCVLAMLMSREEDVQELRKKRLLQGELSNRETLEFFKSLTMYLYGGPLYYHIMADIESYKVNRWMWIKVHEFVYKNIKTIIAVFSVVGVLAGIFKTLMSLHLH; from the exons ATGGGACTAGCTTCAACAAGCGGATTCTTGCAGGAATACACTTTCCCAACAAAAGCGGCTGCTCCTTGGTCACCTAAGCGTTTTATTACTTTTTCTAAAACTCCTCAGCCTCTtcacacccacccacccacccctgtgGAAGACAATGTTGAGTCTACTTTCCCTTTTGAGATGGCAGGTCTTTGTGATACTTCTAGTGCTGATACCTCTAGTGACAGCCCCTGGCTAAGGCCAATGGTACATGTCCCAGCTGACGACATTGAGGAAAAGAAGGTGCAAATCAGAAGAGAAGCTGTGAAAAAGAAGATCAAACTCAGAAGAAAAGCAAAAAAACGTGCGCATAAAGACAAGTCCTCTGCCAGTGAAGACTCGCCCTTCCTCCA GGGCGATGACTTCTATGACAGCGACTACTATTTAGGGTCAGAAGACGATGTAACGATTTATGTGCATCCCTTCGAGAAAAGAGCAAGAGAGTTTGAGGCTGATTTCCAAAATATGGCAATGAAGATCCATTGGTTCCCGACAAGTgtaggtgttgcaaaacagtatgtCAAGCCGATGGTAGTGGCCATTGGCCCTTACCACCGCAACTTAGAGCACCTCCAGGAAATGGATCAGCTGAAGGACTGTGCTGTCTACCACTTCATCCTGGACTCGCGACACTCGCTCAGGGACATCTATCAGGCGGTTTTTACTGTGGCAGGCACTGCCCGAAACCTCTACTCAGAAGAGGGTCCGAAAATGGATGACTCAGCCTTTGTGAATATGTTGGTACGTGACGCTTGCTTCTTACTGCAGTATATTCGTGTACATACTACTCCTCATGAGATGGATGCGTCATTTGCTTGCTGTCTCATTGCACAACAAGCTTGCATCAACATTGACATAATGTTGCTAGAAAACCAGCTCCCATGGTTGGTGGTCAAGACCCTGATGAGCTTCATGCCTGTGGCCGTGGAGGAGTTCTGTGCTCGCATGTGTGGTTATTTTCAGATCCGCAAGGATCTTAAGTGCAAACCATTTGTCATGGATGATAGCTACGGACCGCCACATCTCCTTGCGATTCTCCGTTCATGTGCAATTGGAAGAATCCATGGTGGACTGCCCTTACCACCAGTTGGGCTTGAGTCAATGTCAACCATACCTAGCGCCGTCGAGCTTGAAGAAATTGGCATCAAGCTCAAAGCAAGCAAGACAGCCAAGTTCATGGACATGGGCGTCATGAAGAAAACCCTCTGCAGCAAGCTCTACCTGCCGCCACTATCTCTGGACAAAACAAGGGCATGCTGGCTCGCCAACATGGTGGCATTTGAGGTATGCACGTCCAGCTTTAGGATAGAGGATGAAAACATTGCTGTCAGCTCGTACCTCTGCGTCCTTGCGATGCTCATGAGTCGGGAGGAGGATGTGCAAGAGCTCCGAAAAAAGCGTCTCCTACAAGGAGAACTCAGCAATAGGGAGACACTGGAATTTTTCAAAAGCCTTACCATGTACCTGTACGGCGGCCCCCTCTACTATCACATCATGGCAGACATTGAGAGCTACAAGGTCAATAGGTGGATGTGGATCAAGGTGCATGAATTTGTTTACAAAAACATCAAAACGATCATCGCGGTGTTCTCAGTGGTTGGTGTACTTGCAGGCATCTTCAAGACTCTCATGTCTCTCCATCTACACTAA
- the LOC119294626 gene encoding uncharacterized protein LOC119294626 isoform X2, with the protein MVHVPADDIEEKKVQIRREAVKKKIKLRRKAKKRAHKDKSSASEDSPFLQGDDFYDSDYYLGSEDDVTIYVHPFEKRAREFEADFQNMAMKIHWFPTSVGVAKQYVKPMVVAIGPYHRNLEHLQEMDQLKDCAVYHFILDSRHSLRDIYQAVFTVAGTARNLYSEEGPKMDDSAFVNMLVRDACFLLQYIRVHTTPHEMDASFACCLIAQQACINIDIMLLENQLPWLVVKTLMSFMPVAVEEFCARMCGYFQIRKDLKCKPFVMDDSYGPPHLLAILRSCAIGRIHGGLPLPPVGLESMSTIPSAVELEEIGIKLKASKTAKFMDMGVMKKTLCSKLYLPPLSLDKTRACWLANMVAFEVCTSSFRIEDENIAVSSYLCVLAMLMSREEDVQELRKKRLLQGELSNRETLEFFKSLTMYLYGGPLYYHIMADIESYKVNRWMWIKVHEFVYKNIKTIIAVFSVVGVLAGIFKTLMSLHLH; encoded by the exons ATGGTACATGTCCCAGCTGACGACATTGAGGAAAAGAAGGTGCAAATCAGAAGAGAAGCTGTGAAAAAGAAGATCAAACTCAGAAGAAAAGCAAAAAAACGTGCGCATAAAGACAAGTCCTCTGCCAGTGAAGACTCGCCCTTCCTCCA GGGCGATGACTTCTATGACAGCGACTACTATTTAGGGTCAGAAGACGATGTAACGATTTATGTGCATCCCTTCGAGAAAAGAGCAAGAGAGTTTGAGGCTGATTTCCAAAATATGGCAATGAAGATCCATTGGTTCCCGACAAGTgtaggtgttgcaaaacagtatgtCAAGCCGATGGTAGTGGCCATTGGCCCTTACCACCGCAACTTAGAGCACCTCCAGGAAATGGATCAGCTGAAGGACTGTGCTGTCTACCACTTCATCCTGGACTCGCGACACTCGCTCAGGGACATCTATCAGGCGGTTTTTACTGTGGCAGGCACTGCCCGAAACCTCTACTCAGAAGAGGGTCCGAAAATGGATGACTCAGCCTTTGTGAATATGTTGGTACGTGACGCTTGCTTCTTACTGCAGTATATTCGTGTACATACTACTCCTCATGAGATGGATGCGTCATTTGCTTGCTGTCTCATTGCACAACAAGCTTGCATCAACATTGACATAATGTTGCTAGAAAACCAGCTCCCATGGTTGGTGGTCAAGACCCTGATGAGCTTCATGCCTGTGGCCGTGGAGGAGTTCTGTGCTCGCATGTGTGGTTATTTTCAGATCCGCAAGGATCTTAAGTGCAAACCATTTGTCATGGATGATAGCTACGGACCGCCACATCTCCTTGCGATTCTCCGTTCATGTGCAATTGGAAGAATCCATGGTGGACTGCCCTTACCACCAGTTGGGCTTGAGTCAATGTCAACCATACCTAGCGCCGTCGAGCTTGAAGAAATTGGCATCAAGCTCAAAGCAAGCAAGACAGCCAAGTTCATGGACATGGGCGTCATGAAGAAAACCCTCTGCAGCAAGCTCTACCTGCCGCCACTATCTCTGGACAAAACAAGGGCATGCTGGCTCGCCAACATGGTGGCATTTGAGGTATGCACGTCCAGCTTTAGGATAGAGGATGAAAACATTGCTGTCAGCTCGTACCTCTGCGTCCTTGCGATGCTCATGAGTCGGGAGGAGGATGTGCAAGAGCTCCGAAAAAAGCGTCTCCTACAAGGAGAACTCAGCAATAGGGAGACACTGGAATTTTTCAAAAGCCTTACCATGTACCTGTACGGCGGCCCCCTCTACTATCACATCATGGCAGACATTGAGAGCTACAAGGTCAATAGGTGGATGTGGATCAAGGTGCATGAATTTGTTTACAAAAACATCAAAACGATCATCGCGGTGTTCTCAGTGGTTGGTGTACTTGCAGGCATCTTCAAGACTCTCATGTCTCTCCATCTACACTAA